One window of the Trifolium pratense cultivar HEN17-A07 linkage group LG2, ARS_RC_1.1, whole genome shotgun sequence genome contains the following:
- the LOC123909453 gene encoding protein PYRICULARIA ORYZAE RESISTANCE 21, which produces MGEKEKVKVTIMKLKVDLQCDKCYKQVKKLLCKFPQIRDQVYDEKNNIVTITVVCCNPEKIRDKICCKGCGAIKSIEILEPPPPPKPKEPEKPKEPVKPKEPEKPKEHVKPKEPEKPKEPEKPKEKPPPPPEPKPEPPKEPEKPKEKPPPPPQPQPMPQPPPHIPVCPPPMAVPIGVCCTSCYEGREGGPCFHGYGGYGGPPPAPASCYDGYYGRPIYDSYGGSRPCYVSRCDEYLCEENASACTIM; this is translated from the exons ATGGGGGAAAAGGAAAAGGTTAAG gTAACCATAATGAAACTCAAGGTTGATCTTCAGTGCGATAAATGCTACAAACAGGTCAAGAAACTTCTCTGCAAATTTCCTC AAATTAGAGACCAGGTGTACGATGAGAAGAACAACATCGTCACAATCACAGTGGTTTGTTGTAACCCTGAGAAGATCAGAGACAAGATTTGCTGCAAAGGTTGTGGTGCCATCAAAAGCATCGAAATTCTCGAACCTCCTCCACCTCCCAAACCCAAAGAACCTGAAAAGCCCAAGGAACCCGTCAAGCCCAAAGAGCCTGAAAAGCCCAAAGAGCATGTAAAGCCCAAGGAGCCCGAAAAACCCAAAGAGCCCGAAAAGCCCAAGGAAAAGCCTCCACCGCCGCCAGAGCCCAAGCCTGAACCACCAAAAGAACCAGAGAAGCCAAAGGAAAAGCCTCCTCCGCCGCCACAGCCACAACCAATGCCACAACCACCACCTCATATTCCGGTGTGTCCACCGCCAATGGCGGTTCCAATTGGAGTGTGTTGTACTTCATGCTATGAAGGTAGGGAAGGTGGGCCATGCTTTCACGGTTACGGTGGTTATGGTGGGCCACCACCAGCACCAGCAAGTTGTTATGATGGGTATTATGGAAGACCAATTTATGATAGTTATGGTGGTAGCAGACCTTGTTATGTGAGTCGTTGTGATGAATATTTGTGTGAAGAAAATGCATCTGCTTGCACAATTATGTGA
- the LOC123909739 gene encoding microtubule-associated protein 70-5-like, producing the protein MVRCEKQYGEEIPLVLSDPMVLEITRLQNQVKEKVKELATYQSEIKALKATEVLKDKAIVELRNDVSKLDERLSVTEDHLKQKNVEIRKLADEKKGALAAQYAAEATLRRVHANQKNEYSVPIDTVIAPLEAEIKMYRKEITTLQEDKKALERITKSKETALIEAQRILQSALEKALIIEEVQNQHFDLKRQIEIFQEENKILEKTLRQKTIEVEKLSHTIQELEEVILANGATANVVRDYQRQIIELQEEKRTLERELARVKVSANRIANVMANEWKDENDKVMPVRQWLEERRIVQAEMQRLKEKLAISERTAKAESQLKQKLKVRLNTLEEGLKHFSSYSATSNVFSWSPKAEKSNIKGSLTTSGGARKRSTSQPRASSIGSPLFQQRNIKTNTNTVGGNLKQKSPIKTKHASAENMLKKGLWTSRIKVADITGEKENEMQVNTDTNLNNINVKTIDDEDEDFQSKKPNDSGSDDVVSGFLYDRLQRDVIKLRNSCETKDSSLQAKDEEIKMLIRKVDALTKAMEVEWKKMKREAAAREKEVSSIKADDNRKNRNTNSSKRVMNER; encoded by the exons ATGGTGAGGTGTGAAAAGCAATATGGAGAGGAGATTCCACTTGTCCTCTCAGACCCTATGGTGTTGGAGATTACTCGTTTGCAAAACCAAGTCAAAG AAAAAGTTAAGGAACTAGCAACTTATCAGAGTGAAATCAAAGCATTAAAGGCTACTGAAGTTCTGAAGGATAAGGCTATTGTAGag TTGAGAAATGATGTCAGTAAACTAGACGAGAGACTTAGCGTTACAGAGGATCATCTTAAGCAAAAG AATGTAGAAATCAGGAAACTGGCAGATGAAAAGAAAGGTGCATTGGCTGCACAATATGCGGCAGAAGCAACGCTTAGAAGGGTACATGCAAATCAAAAGAATGAATATTCTGTTCCAATTGATACTGTCATTGCCCCACTTGAAGCTGAGATTAAAATGTATAGGAAGGAG ATTACAACACTTCAAGAAGATAAGAAAGCTTTGGAAAGAATAACAAAGTCCAAAGAAACTGCATTGATAGAAGCACAGAGGATTTTGCAAAGTGCGCTCGAGAAGGCTCTAATAATTGAAGaagttcaaaatcaacattttgACTTAAAGAGACAGATTGAGATCTTCCAg GAAGAGAACAAAATTTTGGAGAAAACTCTCCGCCAAAAGACTATTGAAGTTGAAAAGCTTAGCCATACAATTCAAGAACTTGAGGAAGTCATATTAGCTAACGGCGCAACTGCTAACGTTGTTCGCGATTACCAGAGACAGATTATCGAATTGCAA GAGGAGAAAAGGACATTGGAGAGGGAGCTAGCAAGAGTAAAAGTTTCTGCCAATAGAATTGCAAATGTTATGGCTAATGAATGGAAGGATGAAAATGATAAGGTCATGCCTGTCAGGCAATGGCTTGAAGAGAGAAGGATTGTGCAG GCAGAGATGCAACGGTTGAAAGAGAAGCTAGCTATATCAGAGAGAACAGCTAAGGCAGAATCACAACTAAAG CAAAAACTAAAAGTGAGGCTAAATACATTGGAGGAAGgtttaaaacatttttcaagTTACTCCGCCACTTCAAATGTGTTTTCTTGGTCTCCAAAAGCAGAAAAGTCTAACATCAAAGGTTCCTTAACAACAAGTGGTGGAGCAAGAAAGAGATCCACATCACAACCAAGAGCCTCTTCTATTGGAAGCCCTTTGTTCCAGCAGAGAAATATTAAAACCAACACAAACACAGTTGGAGGGAATTTAAAACAGAAAAGTCCTATTAAAACGAAACATGCTTCTGCAGAAAACATGTTGAAGAAAGGGTTGTGGACTTCAAGAATTAAAGTTGCTGATATTACTGGTGAAAAGGAAAATGAGATGCAGGTGAACACAGACACTAATTTAAATAACATCAACGTCAAAAccattgatgatgaagatgaagacttCCAAAGCAAGAAACCAAATGATTCAGGCAGTGATGATGTGGTGTCAGGATTTCTATATGATAGGCTGCAAAGAGATGTCATCAAATTGAGGAATTCTTGTGAAACCAAAGACAGTAGTTTGCAAGCTAAAGATGAAGAAATTAAG ATGCTCATAAGGAAAGTTGATGCACTGACCAAGGCCATGGAAGTAGAgtggaaaaaaatgaaaagagaaGCAGCTGCTAGAGAAAAGGAGGTTTCATCGATAAAGGCGGATGATAACAGGAAAAACAGAAACACGAATTCCTCCAAAAG GGTGATGAATGAACGTTGA